Proteins from a single region of Budorcas taxicolor isolate Tak-1 chromosome 11, Takin1.1, whole genome shotgun sequence:
- the LOC128056132 gene encoding cytochrome c oxidase subunit 5B, mitochondrial has translation MASRLLRGAGALASQALRARGPNGVSVVRSMASGGGVPTDEEQATGLEREVMLAARKGQDPYNILAPKATSGTKEDPNLVPSISNKRIVGCICEEDNSTVIWFWLHKGEAQRCPSCGTHYKLVPHQLAH, from the exons ATGGCGTCAAGGTTACTCCGTGGAGCTGGAGCTTTGGCCTCCCAGGCCCTGAGGGCCCGGGGTCCAAATGGAGTCTCCGTGGTGCGCTCTATGGCGTCTGGAG gtGGTGTTCCTACTGATGAAGAGCAGGCGACTGGGCTAGAGAGGGAGGTCATGCTGGCTGCTCGCAAGGGGCAG gacCCGTACAATATACTTGCCCCAAAGGCAACCTCAGGTACCAAGGAAGACCCTAATTTAGTCCCCTCCATCAGCAACAAGCGGATAGTGGGCTGCATCT GTGAAGAAGACAACAGTACTGTCATCTGGTTCTGGCTGCACAAAGGCGAGGCCCAGCGATGCCCCAGCTGTGGAACCCATTACAAGCTGGTGCCGCACCAGCTGGCCCACTGA